The sequence GGCTAGTGCACGTCATCGGCACGGCGGGACACGTCGACCATGGAAAGTCGGCGTTGATCACCGCACTCACGGGAACGAACCCCGACCGGTTGATCGAGGAGCGCGAGCGCGGCATGACGCTCGATCTCGGCTTCGCGCACCTGCGCTACGACGACGGCGTCGAAGCCGGCATCGTCGACGTTCCAGGGCACGAGCGCTTCCTTCACAACATGCTCGCCGGTGCGGCCGGGATGGAGCTGCTGCTGCTCGTCGTGGATGCAAACGAGGGCGCGATGCCGCAGACGATCGAGCACCTGCAGATCCTGCAGTTCCTCAACGTGCGCAAGATCGTCGTCGTCGTCAGTAAGATCGATCTGGTCGAACCCCCGCAGCGCGATGCCGCCCTCGAGCGAATCCGCGAGCAGCTGCAGGGGACGATCGCCGCAAACGCGCCGATGCTCGCCGTCTCGGCGCAGACCGGTGAGAATCTCGACGCGCTGCGCGAGCGGTTGCACGACGAACTGATCGCGATGCCGCCGCGCAACGCGAAGGCGCCGGTCTACCTGCCGATCGATCGCGTCTTCACGCTGCCCGGCCTCGGAACCGTCGTCACCGGCACGCTGATCCAAGGCAGCATCGAGAGCGGCGAGACGCTCGCGATCGAACCGGGCGGGCGGCGCGCGCACGTGCGCGGCATCGGCGTCTTCGACTCGACCGTGCCGCGCGTCGAGGCCGGCTCGCGCGTCGCGCTCAATCTCGCCGGTCTCGACCGCCGCGAGATCGAGCGAGGCGACGCGATCGCGGGCGCCGAGCTGACCGCGGCGCGCGACGTGCGCGTGCGTTTCGTGCCGCTGCAATGCGCGCAGCCGCTGCTGCGCCGCAAGACGCCGGTGCGCGCCTACATCGGCTCGGCCGAGATCCTGGGAACGCTCGTCGCCGACGACGACGCGCCACGCGGGCAGGAGATGCGCGCGCGCCTCCACTTGCGCGAACCGGCCGTTGCGTTCCCGGGCCTGCGCTTCGTCTTGCGGCGGCCGTCGCCGATGACGCTGCTCGGCGGCGGCTACGTCGAGGGCATCGAGCAGCCCGAAGACGCAGCCTCGCACGAATGCGCGGTGCTCGCGGTGCTCCGCGCGGCCAACGGTGCGGCCGTCGAGCCGGCGGCGATCGCGACCGCTGCGAACCTGCGCGAGGCCGAGACGCGCGAGGCGCTCGAGCGGCTCGTCGCGAGCGGCGACGCGCTCGCGATCGCGCGCCCGCATGCCTACGTTGACGGCGCCGCCGCGGCCGCGATGCTCGAGAACGCGCTCGCGCTGCTCGACGAGACGCACGGCAACGAGCCGTGGGCGATGGGAACGACCTCGATCGCGCTCTCGCGCGCGGCGGGAGTCGACGAAGCGCTGCTCGTGCGCGTGCTCGCGCGTTTCGTGGAAGAGGGGCGGCTGACCAATCGCGGCGGTTACTACGCAAAGCCGGAGTTCGCGCCCGCGTTCACCGGCGAGCAGCGCGCCTTCTTCGACCGCCTCGTGCCGGCCCCGAGCGAGCAGCCGCTGCTGCCGGTGACGTTCGCCGAGGCGGCCGCGGCGGTGAAAGCCGCGAAGATACCCGGCGCCGCGCGCGCCTTCGAGACGATGCTCGCTCGCGGCGCCTTCGTGCGGGTCGGGAGCGATCTCTACCGCGGCTCCCAGATCGCGCAAGTGCGCGAGCGCGTCGAGGCGCTGCTCCGCGAGCGCGGACGGATGACGGCCGCCGAGTTTCGCGATCTGCTCGGGACGTCTCGCAAGTACGCCGTCCCGCTCTTGGAATGGCTCGACGCGCGCGGCATCACGATCCGCGACGGCGACCTGCGCATGCTGCGCTCGACTAAAGGAGGTACTCCGGCATGACCCGCTTCTTCGTATTCGTTCTCTTCGGCGCGACGCTCGCGGCGTGCGGCGGCCCGCGCGCTGATTTCGTCCCGAGCGCGCCGGCCGCGCCGGTCGCGCCGCAGGCGGCGGCGCTCGGCGTGACGCCCGGCGACGTCGCGAGCGCACGCGCCGCGCGCGTTCTCTCCTATCACCTGATGCCGCTGCGCGGTCGCGGCGGCGATGCGATGCGCGGCGATCGCAAAGTCTACCCGGCCGATCTCGTGCGCAAGAAGGGGCCGATCATGAAATCGGCCGCGGCGTTCAACATCTACGTGAACTGCAAGGCCGGCAACGAAAGCTGCTGGGGCGATCCCGAGGGATTCCAGAAGAATCTCGCCGGCAGCCGCTTCGCCGCGCTGTTGAAGCAGTATACGGACTCGGATCCAAGCGGCTACACGTTCGGCGGATCGTTCTCGATCGCGTACAAGAGTTATACGAAGCTGCTCTATCAAAACGATCTGCTGACGATCGTCCACGCGGCGCTCGTCAAGAACGGGATGGCCGCCGGCTACACGACCATGTACCACGTCTTCCTGCCCGAGGGAACCGACACGTGCTTCGATCGCTCGCGCTCGTGCTACTCGCCCGACCATCCGCGAACGTTTAATTTCTGCGCCTACCACGAGAGCGTCTCGTTCCCGGACGTCAAGCAACACGTGATCGTCTCGATCGAGCCGTATCAGAAGATCTTGTTCTGCGCGTCGCGCGCCTCGTCGGGGGCGAGCGCGCTGACGAACTCGACCGCCTCGACGCTCGGCCACGAGACCTTCGAATCCATAACCGATCCCGGCCCGGCGTTCGCGTGGTTCAACTTCACGTTCTACTCCGAGGTCGCCGACCTGTGCGAGACATACCAATGGAAGATGAACGTCAACGGCACGGTCTACAGCCTGCAGCCGATGTACTCGAACAAGTACCACGCCTGCGCCGATGGACCGTGAGCTGACCGGCCGGATCTGCCGGCTGCGGCAGTATCGGAGCGACGATGCGGAGGCGGTGCGCGCGCTCGCCGACGACTACGCAGTCGCGCGCTGGATGACGCGCGCCTTCCCGCATCCGTACAGGCTCGAAGACGCGCGGGAGTGGATCGCGCTCTCGCTCAGCCGCGCGCGCGGCCCTCACTTTGCCGTCGAGGTGGATGGTGCTCTCGCGGGCGGCATCGGATTCCAGCCGCTCGCCGGCGAGCGCAGCGGCTGCGCGCTGTTCGGTTATTGGCTCGGGCGGAAGTATTGGGGCCGCGGCGTCGGCACCGACGCGGCGACGACGCTCGCGGACGCGGCGCTGGCCAGCGGCATCGTCTATCGGCTCGAGGCGACCGTCTTCGCCGAGAACGTCGCGTCGGCGCGGGTACTCGAAAAGAGCGGCTTCGGCTTCGAGGCGACGATGCGCGGCTACTATCTCGATCGCGACGATCGCGTCTGCGACGGGTTGCTCTACGCTCGCGTAGAAGAGCCTGCCTCACGATGAAGCCTCCCGATATCACCGCGGCTCAGTTCCTGACGCGCTTGGGCGTCGCGGCGCTGCTCGGCATCGCGATCGGCTTCGAGCGTCAGTGGCGCCAACGCTCGGCGGGACTGCATACGAGCAGCCTCGTCTCGATCGGCGCGGCCCTCTTCGCGCTGCTCGACGAGATGCTCAACGCCGGCGACACGAGCCGCATCGTCGCAGGCGTCGTCACCGGCGTCGGCTTCATCGCAGGCGGCGTGATCCTGCGCACCGGCGCGAATATTACCGGATTGAATACTGCGGCGACGATGTGGGCGACCGCCGCGGTCGGAGCGCTGGCTGGGTTCGGATTCTGGACCCAAGCAGCCGCCGGCGCGGTCGCCGTGATCGCGATGAACCTGCTCCTCCAGCCGCTCGCAAACGCGATCGACGCCCGTGCCGGGCGGCGCAACGCGAGCGAAGACGACGCGTAGAGGAACAAGCAACACAACCGGCCTGGGACGCCTCCCGGCAAAGAAGGACGTGACTGCTTTCCGGCGCATAACGCCGGACCTAACCCCCTCTCCTCTAACGAAATGGAGCTGAGTTTCAACTCATGAGAATTTCGAAACTCACGATGTATGCTGCGACCGTAGCCGCGGCAGCCGGCATGCTCGCCGGCTGTACGGGCAACGCTCTGCAGGCGACACCGTCGAATCCTGCGGCCGCTGCGGCGGTCCTCCAAAACGGTCACATGACGCTGACGGCCGTTCGCGGCGCGGTTCATACCGGCGTGCAGCGTCACGGCGACTGGGTCAGCCCCGGCAAAAAGAAGAAGGGCGAGCTCGTCTACATCGCCGACTACGGCGCGAGCGTCGTTGACTTCTTCGACTTCTCTGGCGGCCAGATCGGCTCGCAACAAGGCTCGATCTCGTCGGGCATCAGCGGACCCCAAGGTCTGTGCAGCGACAAGAAGGGCGACGTCTACGTCGCCAACACGAACGATCGGAACGTGCTCGAGTATAAGCACGGCAGCACGAGCCTGAAGAACACAATAACGGCCTCAACCGAGTACGTTGTGGGCTGTTCGGTCTCCAAGAAGGGCGATCTCGCGGTCACCGGCATCTGCGGCTACCCCAGCTGCGGCGAAGGTGCGCTTCTCGTCTATAAGAAGGCGAAGGGAACGCCGAAGACCTACACGTGCTCGAATCTCTATCGCTACTTCTTCCCGGCGTACGACAAGAAAGGCGACCTTCTCGTCGACGGTTCGAATGCATCGGGAGATTTCGCTCTCTGCGAACTGCCCGCGGGCGGCAGCACGCTCGAGAATATCAGCACGAGCTCGCCGGCGGAATTCCCGGGTGGCGTCTCGTTTGACGGCACGTACTTCGTGGTCGGCGACCAAGACGGTCACGACCTCATTCAGTACTCGATCAGCGGCACGACGGCCACCGAGCACGGTACCGTTTCGCTCACGGGCGCCAGCGATGTCGATCAGCAGACCGTCGCGGGCGGCTACGTGATCGGACCCGACGCGGGCAACGCGGCGGCCGAGATCTGGAACTACCCGGCCGGCGGCTCCATCGTCAACTCGAAGACGGGCTTCTCCGAGCCGGTCGGCTCGACCGTCAGCAAGTAACCTCGACTCACGTCCCCTCGGTAATGCGGGCTCGCTTCGGCGGGCCCGCACTTTTTTCGCCGCAAAGGCGGCGCCCGAACCACCGTGAAAAGTAGCGTGGATGCTCCCTACGATCGGCGCACTCGTCCTCACCGGCTTGACCTATCGCGAGATCGGCCCGGCGATCAGCGGCGGACGCATGCCGGCCGTCGTCGGGAGCAATCGCAACGCGAGCCTCTACTACGCGGGCGGCGCCGGAGGCGGCGTCTTCAAGAGCACCGACGGCGGCGTCTCGTGGACGCCGATCTTCGACCGCGAGGCCGTCGCGCCGATCGGCGCGATCGCGCTCGCGCCGCAGGACGACGACGACGTCTGGGTGGGAACGGGCGAGTCGAACCCGCGCAATACCGTCGAATCGGGCGGAGGCGTCTATCACTCGACCGACGGCGGTAGGCACTGGCAACGCGTGGACCTGGAAGCGTCCGCGCATATCTCGAGCATCAGCGTCGATCCGCGCGATCGCAACACGGTCGTCGTCGGAGTGCTCGGCAACCTCTCCGCCGACAGCACGACGCGCGGCGTCTACGTTACGCACGACCGCGGCGCGCACTGGACGCGCGCGCTCTACGCCGGAGCGTCGAGCGGCGTCTCGTCGCTCGCGCGCATGCCCGGGCGCCCGCAGACGCTCTTCGCCGGCGTCTGGCAGATTCGTCGCCTGCCGTGGCGGCTCGACAGCGGCGGACCGAAGGGCGGAGTCTATCGCTCGGACGACGGCGGCAACACCTGGCGCAAGCTCTCGGGCGACGGATTGCCCTCCGGAATCACCGGGCGGATCGGCGTCGCGGCGGGTTCGCGCGGTCGCGTCTACGCGCTGATCCAATCGCGCGAGGGCGACCTGTGGCGATCGGATAACGGCGGCGCGACGTGGCAGAAGATGCCGCACAGCCCGTTCCTCGGCGCGCGCCCGTTCTATTTTAGTTCCGTCTTCGTGGATCCGGCGAATCCCGATCGGCTCATCAACGTCGCGCTCATCCTCTCCATGAGCACCGACGGCGGACGCTCGTTCCATGCGATTTCGACCGGCACCGGTTGGGATTATCACGACGTATGGTGGTCGGCGGACGGCCGACGGATCGTCATCGGCAACGACGAGGGCGTCAGCCTCTCGGCCGACGGCGCCGCGAGTTTCTGGCAGCCCTACGATCTGCCGGTCGCGCAGCCGTATCACGTCGCCTTCGATCGCATCGTTCCGAACTACGACGTCTGCGTCGGTCTCCAGGACGACAACAGTTGGTGCGGCCCGTCGACGAGCGACAACGCGATCGGCGTGCTCAATCGCGACTGGTATCAGGTCGGGCCCGGCGACGGCATGTGGGCGCTGCCCGATCCGCGCGACACGAGTTACGTTTGGTCGACGTCGACCGATTCGGATACCGGCCAAGTCTTTCTCTTCAATGCGGCGACGAAGCAGATCTACGAGGTCTCGCCGGATGCCGAATCCGACGGCGAGTTGGGCGCGCACGCGCTGCGCTATCGCTTCAACTGGGATACGCCGATCGCGTTCACCAACGACGGCAAGGCGCTCGTCGGCGGGAACGTCGTCTTCGAGAGCGCCGATCGCGGCCAGACGTGGAGCATCGTCAGCCCGGACCTGACGCGCGACGATAAGAGCAAGCAGCGCGAGAGCGGCGGTCCGATCGCGAACGACGAATCCGGCGCCGAGATCTACGATACGATCCTCTACCTCGCGACGACGAAGCTCGACGGCGGCATCATGTGGGCGGCGACCGACGACGGCCTCGTGCAGTTGACGCGCGATCGCGGCACCCACTGGAGCAACGTCTCGCCGCCGGAAGCATTGGTGCCGCCGTGGGGGCGCGTCATGGGCCTCGACCCGAGCCCGTATGCGGCGGCGACGGCG comes from Candidatus Binatia bacterium and encodes:
- a CDS encoding GNAT family N-acetyltransferase, which encodes MDRELTGRICRLRQYRSDDAEAVRALADDYAVARWMTRAFPHPYRLEDAREWIALSLSRARGPHFAVEVDGALAGGIGFQPLAGERSGCALFGYWLGRKYWGRGVGTDAATTLADAALASGIVYRLEATVFAENVASARVLEKSGFGFEATMRGYYLDRDDRVCDGLLYARVEEPASR
- a CDS encoding MgtC/SapB family protein, producing MKPPDITAAQFLTRLGVAALLGIAIGFERQWRQRSAGLHTSSLVSIGAALFALLDEMLNAGDTSRIVAGVVTGVGFIAGGVILRTGANITGLNTAATMWATAAVGALAGFGFWTQAAAGAVAVIAMNLLLQPLANAIDARAGRRNASEDDA
- the selB gene encoding selenocysteine-specific translation elongation factor, which translates into the protein MHVIGTAGHVDHGKSALITALTGTNPDRLIEERERGMTLDLGFAHLRYDDGVEAGIVDVPGHERFLHNMLAGAAGMELLLLVVDANEGAMPQTIEHLQILQFLNVRKIVVVVSKIDLVEPPQRDAALERIREQLQGTIAANAPMLAVSAQTGENLDALRERLHDELIAMPPRNAKAPVYLPIDRVFTLPGLGTVVTGTLIQGSIESGETLAIEPGGRRAHVRGIGVFDSTVPRVEAGSRVALNLAGLDRREIERGDAIAGAELTAARDVRVRFVPLQCAQPLLRRKTPVRAYIGSAEILGTLVADDDAPRGQEMRARLHLREPAVAFPGLRFVLRRPSPMTLLGGGYVEGIEQPEDAASHECAVLAVLRAANGAAVEPAAIATAANLREAETREALERLVASGDALAIARPHAYVDGAAAAAMLENALALLDETHGNEPWAMGTTSIALSRAAGVDEALLVRVLARFVEEGRLTNRGGYYAKPEFAPAFTGEQRAFFDRLVPAPSEQPLLPVTFAEAAAAVKAAKIPGAARAFETMLARGAFVRVGSDLYRGSQIAQVRERVEALLRERGRMTAAEFRDLLGTSRKYAVPLLEWLDARGITIRDGDLRMLRSTKGGTPA